A window from Calditrichia bacterium encodes these proteins:
- a CDS encoding immune inhibitor A, giving the protein MKQLSNLVLFICIFGWGIAVAQPTEIYSEVRIFVDQPSVFQDLANNDIYFDHIHREKTDRGMAITGVLNSRELATLQTSGIDHEVLIPDMTAHFLAQPKLSAAEQSRIRANSSVQGFEFGSMGGYYTFAEVVSELDSMRLLYPNLISQKQSIGSTHQGRDVWMVKISDNPDIDENEPEVLYDALHHAREPQSMMTVIYYMYYLLENYGTDPEATYLVDNRELYFVPVINPDGYEYNRQTNPNGGGFWRKNRRNNGSSYGVDLNRNYGHMWGYDNSGSSPSPGSDTYRGPSAFSEPETQAIRDFCNSREFKMALNYHTYSDLLIYPWGYIASFETPDSAVFREYAADMTQFNNYTWGTGDQTVGYLTNGDSDDWMYGEQVTKPKIYSMTPEVGGSGDGFWPSQSRIYPLAEENLYPNLFVAWAAGEFVKYSDYVLNDFGNGNGFPDPGENVDIRFTLKNLGLSDATGVSVALVSDDPYVQISAPSKNNAIDIPARGEALSDPLTFTIAGNAPQAHAISIQVQITFNDYTISQNLQGLLVGTPQVSFSDGAENGTGNWNTGQGWNTTTSQSHSASRSFTDSPSGNYGSNINNSLTLQVPLDFTDVTAAYLEFWTKWAIESRWDFAQVHASTNGTSWTSLSGLHTIPGSGDGVQTTGEPGYDGFQSSWVKEQMDLSQFSGAAQLFLRFRLRSDVSVEEDGWYVDDISISAYGSGSVTGVAVDDGWNLISLPLNVSNSNYLDVFPNALPGTLFGFDGSYVTATELTAGNGYWLRFAAAELAPVTGQPIDALQLSLSEGWNLIGGISCAVAEAAIDDPAAIVIPGTLYGFSGSYFPATGIEPGNAYWIRASANGTIGLTCGAAIGKSSTVAVVPENATVVTIADNAGHHQQLYLNVNMEDNTITENSFSLPPLPPSGMFDARFSGDVRAIADAEATIDLQARHFPLRITVQPETVGKPYELKIFAGTQLVDTQNVTDNRAVLIANPDITKLQLRVVGDQIPEAFTVAQNYPNPFNPVTEIRYALPNAADVQVVVYNALGQQIKTLVSAKQEAGNHTVVWDATDANGAPVSSGLYFYRVKAGAKIAVRKMLLMR; this is encoded by the coding sequence TTCTGGCGCAGCCGAAATTGAGTGCGGCGGAGCAATCGCGCATCCGCGCGAACAGCAGCGTTCAGGGGTTCGAATTCGGGAGCATGGGAGGCTATTACACGTTTGCGGAGGTGGTTTCGGAACTGGATTCGATGCGGTTGCTGTATCCGAATTTGATTTCACAAAAGCAATCGATCGGCAGCACCCATCAGGGACGCGATGTGTGGATGGTCAAAATTTCCGATAATCCCGACATCGACGAAAACGAGCCGGAAGTGCTCTACGACGCGCTGCATCATGCCCGCGAGCCGCAAAGCATGATGACGGTCATTTATTATATGTATTATTTGCTGGAAAATTACGGCACCGATCCGGAAGCGACTTATCTGGTTGACAATCGCGAGCTGTATTTTGTCCCGGTGATCAATCCCGACGGTTACGAATACAACCGCCAAACCAACCCGAACGGCGGCGGTTTTTGGCGAAAAAATCGCCGGAACAACGGCAGCAGTTACGGGGTGGATTTGAACCGGAATTACGGGCACATGTGGGGATACGACAACAGCGGTTCCAGCCCGTCACCGGGCAGCGACACCTATCGCGGACCGTCCGCTTTTTCAGAGCCGGAAACGCAGGCAATCCGCGATTTTTGCAACAGCCGCGAATTCAAAATGGCGCTGAATTACCACACCTATTCCGATCTGCTGATTTATCCCTGGGGCTACATTGCCTCGTTCGAAACGCCCGATTCCGCAGTTTTTCGCGAATACGCCGCAGATATGACCCAGTTCAACAATTACACCTGGGGCACCGGTGACCAGACGGTCGGTTATCTCACCAATGGCGATTCCGACGACTGGATGTATGGCGAGCAGGTCACAAAGCCCAAAATTTATTCGATGACGCCGGAAGTCGGCGGCTCAGGCGATGGATTTTGGCCATCGCAAAGCCGGATTTATCCGCTCGCGGAGGAAAACCTCTACCCGAATTTATTTGTCGCGTGGGCTGCCGGTGAATTTGTGAAATACAGCGATTATGTGCTGAACGATTTCGGTAACGGTAACGGTTTTCCCGATCCTGGCGAAAACGTTGACATTCGCTTTACCCTCAAAAATTTGGGATTGAGCGACGCCACCGGCGTATCGGTTGCGCTGGTCAGCGATGATCCGTATGTGCAAATTTCCGCGCCGTCCAAAAATAATGCGATCGATATCCCTGCACGTGGCGAGGCGCTCTCTGACCCGCTAACGTTCACTATTGCAGGAAATGCGCCGCAGGCACATGCAATTTCGATACAGGTGCAAATCACATTTAACGATTACACGATTTCGCAAAATTTGCAAGGTTTACTGGTCGGCACGCCGCAGGTTTCCTTTTCGGACGGCGCGGAAAATGGCACCGGAAACTGGAATACCGGGCAAGGTTGGAACACCACCACCAGCCAATCGCACAGCGCCAGCCGTTCGTTTACGGATAGCCCGTCGGGGAATTATGGCAGCAATATCAACAATTCTCTCACGCTGCAAGTGCCGCTCGATTTTACGGATGTCACCGCTGCATATCTGGAATTTTGGACAAAATGGGCGATCGAAAGTCGCTGGGATTTTGCCCAGGTTCACGCCTCCACCAATGGCACAAGCTGGACATCGCTGAGCGGATTGCACACCATTCCCGGCAGCGGCGATGGCGTGCAGACCACCGGTGAGCCCGGTTACGACGGATTCCAATCCAGTTGGGTAAAAGAACAGATGGATTTGAGTCAATTTTCCGGCGCAGCGCAATTGTTCTTGCGGTTCCGGCTGCGTTCGGATGTCTCCGTTGAAGAAGACGGTTGGTATGTGGACGACATCAGTATCAGCGCGTATGGCAGCGGAAGCGTTACCGGCGTTGCTGTCGACGATGGCTGGAATCTCATTAGTCTGCCACTTAACGTTAGTAATTCCAATTATTTAGATGTGTTCCCAAATGCATTGCCGGGAACTCTTTTTGGCTTCGACGGATCGTATGTGACAGCGACGGAACTGACTGCCGGAAACGGTTATTGGCTGCGATTTGCAGCTGCAGAACTGGCGCCTGTTACCGGACAACCCATCGATGCGTTGCAATTATCGCTCAGTGAAGGTTGGAACCTGATCGGCGGGATTTCCTGCGCGGTAGCGGAAGCCGCTATCGATGATCCGGCGGCAATCGTCATTCCGGGCACGCTGTATGGGTTTAGCGGATCGTATTTTCCGGCAACAGGTATCGAACCGGGAAACGCATACTGGATTCGCGCAAGTGCAAATGGCACTATCGGGCTAACCTGCGGCGCTGCAATCGGCAAATCATCAACCGTTGCGGTTGTGCCGGAAAATGCAACCGTGGTAACAATTGCGGATAATGCCGGACATCACCAACAGCTCTATCTCAATGTAAATATGGAAGATAACACGATAACTGAAAATAGCTTTTCGCTGCCGCCGTTGCCGCCATCGGGCATGTTCGATGCCCGTTTTTCCGGCGATGTTCGGGCAATTGCCGATGCCGAAGCGACCATCGATTTGCAGGCGCGGCACTTTCCGCTGCGCATCACTGTTCAGCCGGAAACGGTCGGAAAGCCGTACGAGCTAAAAATATTTGCAGGAACACAGCTTGTTGACACCCAAAATGTGACGGATAACCGGGCAGTTTTGATCGCCAATCCGGACATCACAAAATTGCAGCTTCGCGTTGTTGGCGATCAGATTCCGGAGGCGTTTACCGTTGCCCAAAACTACCCGAACCCATTTAATCCGGTAACCGAAATTCGCTATGCTTTGCCGAATGCAGCTGATGTGCAAGTGGTTGTTTACAATGCACTTGGGCAACAGATAAAAACGCTCGTTTCCGCCAAACAGGAAGCCGGAAATCACACGGTAGTTTGGGATGCAACCGATGCCAACGGTGCCCCCGTGAGCAGCGGATTGTATTTTTACCGTGTCAAAGCCGGTGCTAAAATTGCTGTTCGGAAAATGCTGTTGATGCGCTAA
- a CDS encoding peptidoglycan DD-metalloendopeptidase family protein, protein MKQHIRQKIWVCGIGLLMTICFGSKTAVAQEESFHPLGAPKPVTSEFGWRKNPFSGRGSEFHRGIDIDCFEGDSVFAWRGGAVIFTGYNKLSGNMINIEHADNFLSKYHHLKKILVKKGQLVSPGELIGIAGKSGRATGSHLHFSILQNNQHLDPLPYIKKARRVSAPQPVQPIKVPINKRLAIRSFPMDGEVYIDGEHRGRTPIDVQLTYGEHFVEVDTGGKYVRFIGRLWIDQNSGHLYVADLTQTPNQ, encoded by the coding sequence ATGAAACAACACATTCGTCAGAAAATATGGGTTTGCGGCATCGGGCTGCTCATGACAATCTGCTTTGGGAGCAAAACCGCTGTAGCGCAGGAAGAATCCTTTCATCCGCTGGGCGCGCCAAAACCGGTGACCAGCGAATTTGGCTGGCGGAAAAATCCGTTCAGCGGACGCGGCAGCGAATTTCATCGCGGGATCGATATCGATTGTTTTGAAGGAGATTCAGTATTTGCCTGGCGCGGTGGCGCAGTGATTTTCACCGGTTACAACAAATTATCCGGCAACATGATAAACATCGAACATGCGGATAATTTTCTTTCAAAATACCATCATTTGAAAAAAATTTTGGTAAAAAAAGGGCAATTAGTAAGTCCCGGCGAACTGATCGGCATCGCCGGAAAAAGCGGGCGGGCAACCGGTTCCCATCTCCATTTTTCGATTCTGCAAAACAACCAGCATCTCGATCCGCTTCCGTACATAAAAAAGGCGCGACGCGTTTCCGCGCCGCAGCCTGTCCAGCCGATAAAGGTGCCCATAAACAAACGTCTGGCCATTCGCAGCTTCCCAATGGATGGGGAAGTTTACATCGATGGTGAGCATCGCGGTCGCACACCCATCGACGTGCAGTTAACGTATGGCGAGCATTTTGTGGAGGTTGATACAGGCGGGAAATATGTGCGATTTATTGGGCGTCTGTGGATTGACCAGAACTCCGGGCACCTGTATGTTGCGGATCTTACGCAAACTCCTAACCAATGA